A genomic window from Triticum urartu cultivar G1812 chromosome 7, Tu2.1, whole genome shotgun sequence includes:
- the LOC125522398 gene encoding uncharacterized protein LOC125522398, with the protein MANGDRLAGAPSPPPMPPPLPPSLSRPPNRPLSENHLAISVPLLSLAGSGADADAPLARWLRRLEAFLAVSGLSASTPLGVAFAASALAVVGVALPAMAVSLSPCRKHERVCDDFEVEMFEVCVMMSQAAAAAVAVACVSRKMAMYGLRKFLFVDPELGMRIRFQKEYVVRIQDFFRTLMWWILPCLAVKVTREMFRFSHMFHQSIWRSCIVLFASIMSWMYLTTIVLSSCMLFNLVCNLQVIHFDDYGKVLEQDADPLVYLKEHLQLRHNLSKISHRFRMFLLLLFFSVTASQFAILYKTTAYNGPINFTNGGDIAVSSVVQVVGLVLCLHGAAKISHRAQNIAAIASRWHALATCSSDSTYVSTPNDSGNLVPFPAHMFLRDYSESDLESMESGSMQGNSHNTAQLASYMSSYHKRESLVLYLLTNPGGITLYGWIVDRTFLNTILMLELTLVLFVLSKTVVIPAKTLVNSYMSFP; encoded by the exons ATGGCCAACGGCGACCGCCTCGCCGGAGCACCGTCCCCGCCGCCcatgccgccgccgctgcctccgTCACTAAGCAGGCCGCCGAATCGGCCACTGTCGGAGAACCACCTGGCGATCTCCGTGCCGCTGCTCTCGCTCGCCGGCTCCGGCGCCGACGCAGACGCGCCGCTGGCGCGGTGGCTCCGGCGGCTCGAGGCGTTCCTCGCGGTGTCGGGGCTCTCTGCCTCGACCCCTCTCGGCGTGGCCTTCGCGGCGTCCGCGCTGGCGGTGGTGGGCGTCGCGCTGCCCGCGATGGCCGTGAGCCTCTCCCCATGCCGCAAGCACGAGCGGGTCTGCGACGACTTCGAGGTTGAGATGTTCGAGGTGTGCGTCATGATGTCGCAGGCGGCGGCCGCGGCCGTCGCCGTCGCCTGCGTGTCGCGGAAGATGGCCATGTACGGCCTCCGCAAGTTCCTCTTCGTTGACCCGGAGCTTGGCATGCGGATCCGCTTCCAGAAGGAGTACGTCGTCAGGATCCAG GACTTCTTCCGAACACTTATGTGGTGGATATTGCCATGCCTTGCTGTGAAGGTCACTCGAGAGATGTTCCGCTTTTCCCACATGTTCCATCAGTCAATTTGGAGGTCATGCATTGTGCTATTTGCTTCCATCATGTCATGGATGTATTTGACCACAATTGTGTTGTCTTCCTGCATGCTTTTCAACTTGGTTTGCAATCTACAAGTTATACACTTTGATGATTACGGAAAAGTTCTAGAGCAAGACGCGGATCCTCTAGTCTATTTGAAAGAGCACCTGCAGCTCCGCCATAATCTCTCCAAAATCAGTCACAGGTTCCGCATGTTCCTTTTGCTGCTCTTCTTTTCTGTTACAGCAAGCCAGTTCGCCATTCTTTACAAGACAACAGCATACAACGGGCCAATCAATTTCACCAATGGTGGTGATATAGCT GTATCTTCAGTTGTTCAAGTTGTAGGCCTTGTCCTTTGTTTACATGGAGCTGCTAAAATTTCTCACAGAGCTCAAAACATTGCCGCAATAGCTAGTCGATGGCATGCTTTAGCGACATGCTCGAGTGATTCTACATACGTGAGCACCCCAAATGATTCTGGGAACCTTGTGCCCTTTCCAGCGCATATGTTTCTGAGAGATTACTCGGAAAGTGACTTGGAGTCTATGGAAAGTGGCTCAATGCAAGGCAATTCTCATAACACAGCTCAATTGGCATCTTATATGTCTTCATACCACAAGAGAGAATCGCTTG TGCTCTATCTGCTAACCAACCCTGGGGGCATCACACTATACGGTTGGATTGTCGACCGGACATTCCTCAACACGATCCTGATGCTCGAGCTAACCCTTGTGCTGTTTGTGCTCAGCAAGACCGTTGTGATCCCAGCGAAAACGTTAGTCAACAGTTACATGAGTTTCCCATGA